One window of Corynebacterium sp. P3-F1 genomic DNA carries:
- the murC gene encoding UDP-N-acetylmuramate--L-alanine ligase: protein MTSSIDLSRVHLIGIGGSGMSGVARILLDRGAVVTGSDVKDSRPVRALRAQGATIAVGHAAENLDLAGDQPTVVVTSFAAIPKDNPELVSAAQRGIPVIRRSDLLGELMEGYTQVLFAGTHGKTSTTSMAVVALQAAGEDPSFAIGGQLNRAGTNAHHGSGRIFVAEADESDASLLRYTPSVAVITNIEPDHLDYFGNAESYYQVFDEFADRVVDGGTLIVCLDDDASVRCGLRAAERGITVLGYGTAEAAARHPDIHAGAVVTDEVIEGHVTEVAVQLNVAGHSGIDGTVAYHLALPGRHMVLNSAAALVACAVAGADARKLAEGLSNFTGVRRRFELRGEIAAGSQTGTRVYDDYAHHPTEVHAVLSAARSKVESEGEGGRVVVCFQPHLYSRTQAFAEEFAEALSLADAALVLDIFGARETPVEGVDSRIITQHISGDTATVYEPDFSRAPATVAEMTHPGDVVITMGAGTVTMLADPILEALAAAGEAN from the coding sequence ATGACTTCTTCCATCGATCTCTCTCGTGTCCACTTGATCGGCATCGGCGGGTCCGGTATGTCCGGTGTCGCACGGATTCTTTTGGACCGCGGCGCCGTGGTCACCGGTTCCGACGTGAAAGATTCCCGCCCGGTTCGTGCGTTACGCGCCCAGGGCGCGACGATCGCGGTGGGTCACGCCGCGGAGAACCTCGATCTCGCCGGCGACCAGCCGACAGTGGTGGTGACCAGTTTCGCCGCCATCCCCAAGGACAACCCTGAGCTGGTCTCCGCCGCGCAGCGGGGCATTCCGGTCATCCGCCGCTCCGACCTTTTGGGGGAGTTAATGGAGGGCTACACGCAGGTGCTCTTCGCTGGCACCCACGGCAAAACGTCGACGACATCGATGGCGGTTGTCGCGCTGCAGGCGGCGGGGGAGGACCCCTCGTTCGCGATTGGCGGCCAGCTCAACCGAGCGGGCACCAACGCCCACCACGGCAGCGGCCGCATCTTCGTCGCCGAAGCAGACGAGTCTGACGCGTCGCTGCTCAGGTACACCCCCTCCGTCGCGGTGATCACCAACATCGAGCCCGACCACTTGGACTATTTCGGCAACGCCGAGAGTTATTACCAGGTCTTCGACGAGTTCGCCGACCGTGTCGTCGACGGCGGCACTCTCATCGTGTGTCTCGACGACGACGCATCCGTGCGCTGCGGCCTGCGCGCCGCCGAGCGCGGCATCACGGTGCTCGGCTACGGCACAGCGGAAGCAGCCGCACGCCACCCGGACATTCACGCCGGTGCGGTGGTCACCGACGAGGTGATTGAGGGCCATGTCACCGAGGTAGCAGTTCAGCTCAACGTTGCCGGCCACAGCGGCATCGACGGCACTGTCGCCTACCACCTCGCGCTTCCAGGCCGCCATATGGTGCTCAATTCCGCAGCCGCGCTTGTGGCGTGCGCGGTCGCAGGAGCAGACGCACGGAAATTGGCGGAGGGGCTGAGCAACTTCACCGGTGTGCGCCGCCGCTTCGAGCTCCGAGGGGAGATTGCCGCGGGCTCGCAGACTGGTACGCGTGTCTACGACGATTATGCGCACCACCCGACAGAGGTGCACGCTGTGCTTTCCGCCGCCCGAAGCAAGGTCGAATCCGAGGGCGAGGGCGGACGCGTCGTGGTGTGTTTCCAACCGCACCTGTACTCCCGCACGCAGGCGTTCGCAGAGGAATTCGCGGAGGCGCTGTCGCTTGCCGACGCCGCCTTGGTCCTCGACATCTTCGGCGCCCGCGAGACGCCTGTGGAAGGGGTGGACTCGCGAATCATCACCCAGCACATCTCCGGGGACACGGCCACCGTGTACGAGCCGGATTTCTCCCGGGCACCAGCCACCGTCGCTGAGATGACCCACCCCGGTGATGTGGTGATCACCATGGGCGCGGGCACGGTGACCATGCTTGCGGACCCGATCCTTGAGGCGCTGGCAGCAGCCGGGGAAGCGAACTGA
- the murG gene encoding undecaprenyldiphospho-muramoylpentapeptide beta-N-acetylglucosaminyltransferase: protein MTARRIVVAGGGTAGHIEPALAVAEVLRDTYDAEVTALGTEKGLETTIVPARGFPLELIEPVPIPRKKPLKLLGVPAKLVRSVSQTRAVLKKTQADAVFGTGGYVSASAYLAATSMRIPFYVLETNALAGIANKLGVKLGGTGFNAVPDSGMPGEVLGVPVRPGVGEDPDGVKAERGYKMWNLDPQRPTVLVTGGSQGARSINDALAGAVGRIVAAGYQVLHAYGRKNDAPQPHEHYTAVPYIDDMEAAYGVADVVICRSGAMTVAENSAAGVPAIYIPLPHGNGEQGLNSAHLVEAGAAMRIDDAALTPDALVDAVTGILQPGGSAESMRTALSGSGAGNAAEEIARRIIGERTS, encoded by the coding sequence GTGACAGCACGACGCATCGTGGTTGCCGGCGGCGGCACTGCCGGCCACATTGAGCCAGCATTAGCAGTGGCGGAAGTATTGCGCGACACCTATGACGCAGAGGTCACTGCACTCGGAACCGAGAAGGGTCTGGAAACGACTATTGTTCCCGCCCGCGGTTTCCCGCTCGAATTGATCGAGCCTGTGCCCATTCCCCGCAAAAAGCCCCTGAAGCTGCTCGGAGTGCCCGCGAAGCTGGTGCGCTCCGTGTCCCAGACCCGCGCCGTCCTGAAGAAGACACAGGCTGATGCCGTCTTCGGCACCGGCGGCTATGTCTCGGCATCGGCGTACCTGGCAGCGACGTCCATGCGGATTCCGTTTTACGTGCTCGAGACCAACGCTCTAGCTGGCATAGCAAACAAGCTCGGTGTGAAGTTGGGGGGCACCGGCTTCAACGCGGTGCCCGACTCCGGAATGCCCGGGGAAGTGCTTGGCGTGCCGGTCCGCCCGGGCGTGGGCGAAGACCCGGACGGCGTGAAGGCGGAACGCGGTTACAAGATGTGGAACCTGGATCCGCAGCGCCCGACGGTGCTCGTCACCGGCGGATCGCAGGGCGCGCGCAGCATCAACGACGCGCTCGCGGGGGCCGTCGGCCGCATCGTCGCTGCCGGCTACCAGGTGTTGCACGCCTACGGCCGCAAGAACGATGCGCCGCAACCGCACGAGCATTACACCGCCGTGCCCTACATCGACGACATGGAAGCGGCGTACGGCGTGGCTGACGTGGTCATTTGCCGCTCCGGAGCGATGACGGTGGCGGAGAATTCCGCGGCGGGCGTTCCCGCCATCTACATCCCGTTGCCCCACGGCAACGGCGAGCAAGGCTTGAACTCCGCCCACCTCGTGGAGGCCGGCGCCGCCATGCGTATCGACGACGCGGCGCTCACCCCCGACGCCCTCGTCGACGCGGTCACGGGCATTCTTCAGCCCGGCGGCTCTGCTGAATCAATGCGCACCGCTTTGTCGGGCTCAGGGGCGGGCAACGCGGCGGAGGAAATTGCCCGGCGGATCATTGGCGAAAGGACATCATGA
- a CDS encoding FtsW/RodA/SpoVE family cell cycle protein, whose product MARALSRMNAWMDSRPLLDYTMVRTIVLVLTGLGVVMVTSSSMTWSALNDSSVWAQPLKQVLVVSMGLFVFWLALQIPPERVRGIAWILIGISILLLIAVLIPGIGTGREEAGSQSWIYIGGFQLQPSEVARVAICVWGASILANKDPRRMLDMTNGFVPFAFVAVVCVVLIAAQGDLGMAVSFCIVVAFILVFAGISWKFIGVVAGFGALLFAGVMLAGGFRSQRFHVYFDALFGRFEDTRGVAFQSYQGFLSLADGSLFGVGLGQSRAKWFYLPEAKNDFIFAVIGEELGLWGGALVIILFTMLLFFGLRTARLAANQYQALLAASITTGIVSQAFINIGYVIGLLPVTGIQLPMISAGGTSAVITLGAMGLVASVARHEPGAVSSMQNYGRPLFDRLFLLREPSASEPRERRGRAGKKEQVNPYGTPVTARRHPVHGDAEVVGPAPRTQGPSRVRAQARSAGRPAARTAPRPGTRTGSRSAERTRYDDPRAHREHRNHRNSDTRRAG is encoded by the coding sequence ATGGCGCGGGCGCTGTCGCGCATGAACGCCTGGATGGATTCGCGTCCGCTGCTGGACTACACGATGGTCCGCACGATCGTGCTCGTCCTCACCGGGCTCGGCGTGGTCATGGTCACCAGCTCGTCGATGACGTGGTCCGCGTTGAACGATTCCTCTGTGTGGGCGCAGCCGCTCAAGCAGGTTCTCGTCGTGTCCATGGGTCTGTTCGTGTTCTGGCTCGCCCTGCAAATCCCACCGGAACGCGTGCGTGGCATCGCGTGGATCTTGATAGGGATATCGATCCTGCTGCTTATAGCGGTGCTCATTCCGGGCATTGGCACCGGCCGCGAAGAAGCCGGATCCCAGTCCTGGATCTACATCGGCGGTTTCCAGCTGCAGCCGTCGGAGGTGGCCAGGGTGGCCATCTGTGTCTGGGGTGCTTCGATCCTGGCTAACAAAGACCCGCGGCGCATGCTCGACATGACCAACGGATTCGTCCCGTTCGCATTTGTGGCAGTGGTGTGCGTGGTGCTCATCGCGGCGCAGGGTGACCTCGGCATGGCCGTTTCATTCTGTATCGTCGTCGCGTTCATTCTCGTCTTCGCGGGAATCTCCTGGAAATTTATCGGCGTTGTCGCCGGATTCGGCGCCCTGCTTTTCGCCGGTGTCATGCTCGCCGGCGGGTTCCGTTCCCAGCGCTTCCACGTCTACTTCGACGCGCTCTTCGGCCGCTTCGAAGACACCCGCGGCGTGGCGTTCCAGTCGTACCAGGGCTTCCTCTCCCTCGCGGACGGCTCGCTCTTCGGCGTGGGGCTGGGGCAGTCGCGCGCGAAGTGGTTCTACCTGCCGGAAGCAAAGAATGACTTCATCTTCGCTGTCATCGGCGAGGAGCTCGGCCTGTGGGGCGGCGCACTCGTGATCATCCTGTTCACCATGCTGCTTTTCTTCGGGCTGCGTACTGCACGGTTGGCTGCGAACCAGTACCAGGCGCTGCTGGCAGCTTCGATCACCACAGGCATCGTCTCCCAGGCATTCATCAATATCGGTTACGTCATTGGGCTGCTTCCGGTCACCGGTATCCAGCTGCCCATGATTTCTGCGGGCGGAACCTCAGCGGTGATTACCCTTGGCGCAATGGGCTTGGTTGCCTCGGTGGCACGCCACGAGCCGGGAGCTGTGTCGTCGATGCAGAACTACGGCCGTCCCCTGTTCGACCGCCTGTTCCTGCTGCGGGAGCCCAGCGCCTCGGAGCCGCGTGAGCGGCGGGGTCGCGCGGGGAAGAAAGAACAGGTGAATCCCTACGGCACCCCCGTCACCGCACGCCGGCATCCCGTGCACGGCGACGCTGAAGTGGTGGGGCCTGCGCCGCGAACACAGGGCCCGTCGCGGGTCAGGGCCCAAGCCCGAAGTGCAGGGCGACCCGCAGCCAGGACGGCTCCGCGTCCCGGAACCCGAACCGGATCCCGGTCGGCAGAGCGGACGCGTTACGATGACCCACGCGCGCACCGGGAGCACCGGAACCACCGGAACAGCGACACCCGCCGCGCCGGATAG